A single Thermoanaerobaculia bacterium DNA region contains:
- a CDS encoding COX15/CtaA family protein produces the protein MTAAADFPRGLAAMAKILFASTFLLVIAGGLVTSTGSGLSVPDWPTTYGQNMFTFPPSKWVGGIRFEHSHRLIAATVGMLTVALAVRAWAAGAPRAVRVLSAVAVAAVLTQGLLGGLTVKYLLPTPISVAHACLAQSFLSLTLVIAILTSKAWRESSRPLSFSPGERAGLAAGLLAFAAVFVQLVLGAWMRHSDAGLAIPDFPASFGHPVPDHWNAKIAVHFAHRAWAAFVALAVFSSAFVVRRARRDAAPRRVSLALSLLLPVQMFLGALSIWSRKAVVFTVAHQSTGALILAGTVALSMALARGESAAAADVRIRPAVSA, from the coding sequence GTGACGGCGGCGGCGGATTTCCCCCGGGGACTCGCGGCGATGGCGAAGATCCTCTTCGCCTCCACTTTCCTTCTCGTGATCGCGGGCGGGCTCGTGACGTCCACGGGATCGGGGCTGTCCGTCCCCGACTGGCCGACGACCTACGGACAGAACATGTTCACGTTCCCCCCTTCGAAGTGGGTCGGCGGGATCCGGTTCGAGCACTCGCACCGCCTGATCGCCGCGACCGTCGGCATGCTCACCGTCGCACTCGCCGTCCGGGCGTGGGCGGCCGGCGCTCCGCGCGCCGTGCGCGTGCTCTCGGCCGTCGCCGTCGCCGCGGTCTTGACGCAGGGATTGCTCGGCGGGTTGACGGTGAAGTACCTGCTTCCGACGCCGATCTCGGTCGCGCACGCGTGCCTCGCGCAATCCTTCCTTTCGCTCACCCTCGTCATCGCGATCCTGACCTCGAAGGCGTGGCGGGAGTCTTCGCGGCCGCTGTCGTTCTCCCCGGGCGAGCGGGCCGGCCTCGCCGCCGGGCTGCTCGCCTTCGCGGCCGTCTTCGTGCAGCTCGTGCTCGGCGCCTGGATGCGCCACAGCGACGCCGGGCTCGCGATTCCGGATTTCCCCGCGTCTTTCGGACATCCCGTGCCGGACCACTGGAACGCGAAGATCGCGGTCCATTTCGCCCACCGGGCCTGGGCGGCGTTCGTCGCGCTCGCGGTCTTCTCGTCGGCGTTCGTCGTCCGCCGCGCGCGCCGCGACGCCGCCCCGCGGCGCGTCTCGCTCGCCCTCTCGCTCCTCCTCCCGGTCCAGATGTTCCTCGGGGCGCTGTCGATCTGGTCTCGAAAGGCCGTCGTCTTCACGGTCGCTCATCAATCGACCGGCGCCCTGATCCTCGCGGGGACCGTCGCGCTCTCGATGGCGCTCGCGCGCGGCGAAAGCGCCGCGGCGGCGGACGTCCGGATCCGGCCGGCGGTGTCCGCGTGA
- the cyoE gene encoding heme o synthase, translating into MSSRPLVSAETPSRVRPADFVTLAKLRVNTLVLVTTALGYLLARRTVDAWTLFHAILGTGLVASGAAAFNQIWERELDAKMRRTAQRPLASGRMEVLPASLFAFALALAGLAQLSFGVNLLAASIAASTLLLYVLVYTPMKRVTSLATIVGAVPGALPPVIGWAAAGGGLAPGAWVLFAILFFWQMPHFLAIAWLYRADYARAGFPMLPVLEPDGASTGRQAVLYAATLVPVSLALSTLRVTGPLYSAGAVVCGVAFTAAAAAFAFRRTTSAARWLFAASIVYLPALLMLAFFDGGRA; encoded by the coding sequence GTGAGCTCGCGCCCGCTCGTTTCCGCCGAGACGCCGTCGCGCGTCCGCCCCGCGGATTTCGTGACGCTCGCCAAGCTCCGCGTGAACACGCTGGTCCTGGTGACGACGGCCCTCGGCTATCTGCTGGCGCGCCGTACCGTCGACGCGTGGACGCTCTTCCACGCGATTCTCGGCACCGGCCTCGTCGCCTCCGGCGCGGCGGCCTTCAACCAGATCTGGGAGCGGGAGCTCGACGCCAAGATGCGCCGGACGGCCCAGAGGCCGCTCGCGTCGGGGCGGATGGAGGTCCTTCCCGCTTCGCTCTTCGCGTTCGCCCTCGCGCTCGCGGGGCTGGCGCAGCTTTCCTTCGGCGTCAATCTGCTCGCGGCGTCGATCGCGGCGTCGACGCTCCTCCTGTACGTCCTCGTCTACACGCCGATGAAGCGGGTCACGTCGCTCGCGACGATCGTGGGGGCGGTCCCGGGGGCCCTTCCGCCGGTGATCGGCTGGGCGGCGGCCGGCGGCGGCCTGGCGCCCGGCGCGTGGGTCCTCTTCGCGATCCTCTTTTTCTGGCAGATGCCGCACTTCCTCGCGATCGCGTGGCTCTATCGCGCGGATTACGCCCGGGCGGGTTTCCCGATGCTTCCCGTGCTCGAGCCGGACGGCGCTTCGACGGGGCGGCAGGCGGTCCTCTACGCGGCGACGCTCGTGCCGGTTTCGCTCGCGCTGTCGACGCTCCGGGTGACGGGCCCCCTGTATTCGGCGGGCGCCGTCGTGTGCGGCGTCGCGTTCACCGCGGCGGCCGCGGCCTTCGCATTCCGGCGAACGACGTCCGCGGCGCGGTGGCTCTTCGCCGCGTCGATCGTCTATCTGCCGGCGCTCCTGATGCTGGCGTTCTTCGACGGGGGACGCGCGTGA